From the genome of Candidatus Poribacteria bacterium, one region includes:
- a CDS encoding energy-coupling factor transporter ATPase → MASIEIENLGFIYPSRDTPTLQDITTHVPSGAFVLLTGPTGCGKSTLLRTLNGLIPHASAGTLTGSVRLDGKAIAAQPIATTCQQVALLFQNPDDQLFCTLVEDEIAFGLENLGFPAEEIKRRIAVALEQVGLPDFASREIASLSGGQKQRVALAAVCAMQPHVLLLDEPTSHLDPKGTRDILDIVARLNREMGITVILATHRTKEVAPLCDRVWLMDEGRLCLDLPKAEAFQNLTLYQRLGVQLPETDDLPVETPLKRNSTASQASLLSIQELQFRYPNMNEDAVRSISCEVSRGEVVAIMGANGSGKTTLIHLIAGLLRSSAGEVITDGKSSSRLKLHQLAGKVGIVFQNPDLLLQAETVRDEVAFGPKNFKFSTQILEERVNTTLTQFDLDNFAVEAPYSLSRGQRQRVAVAATFSLHPDLFLLDEPTTGQDAQHLHQLMDELCDEIQREDKTLIFATHDTELTLKYAHRVLLLQDGELIFDGAPYTAFANSELLQQASL, encoded by the coding sequence ATGGCATCTATTGAGATAGAAAACCTTGGTTTTATCTATCCAAGTCGTGATACGCCGACACTGCAAGATATTACGACCCACGTCCCTTCTGGAGCATTTGTGCTACTGACGGGTCCAACAGGGTGCGGTAAGTCTACGTTATTGCGGACATTGAACGGTTTGATCCCACATGCCTCGGCAGGAACGCTCACAGGGTCGGTTCGTCTTGACGGTAAAGCCATCGCCGCACAACCGATCGCTACCACATGCCAACAAGTCGCCCTCCTCTTCCAAAACCCCGACGATCAACTCTTTTGCACACTGGTCGAAGATGAAATCGCTTTTGGGCTCGAAAATCTCGGTTTTCCCGCCGAAGAAATTAAAAGGCGGATTGCTGTCGCCTTAGAGCAGGTGGGACTGCCCGATTTCGCGTCGCGGGAGATCGCATCGCTTTCCGGTGGTCAGAAACAGCGTGTTGCGCTTGCTGCTGTCTGTGCGATGCAACCGCACGTCTTGCTCTTAGACGAGCCGACGAGTCACCTTGATCCCAAGGGGACGCGGGACATTCTTGATATTGTTGCGCGACTCAATCGAGAGATGGGCATAACGGTTATCTTGGCAACCCATCGAACGAAAGAGGTTGCCCCGCTGTGTGACCGTGTATGGCTGATGGATGAAGGACGACTCTGCTTGGATTTACCGAAAGCGGAGGCGTTTCAGAACCTTACCCTATATCAGCGTTTAGGTGTGCAGCTGCCAGAGACCGATGACCTGCCAGTAGAAACACCTCTTAAACGCAATAGCACAGCCTCACAAGCCTCTCTCCTTAGCATCCAAGAACTCCAGTTCCGTTATCCGAACATGAATGAGGATGCAGTGCGTTCGATTTCTTGTGAGGTGTCTCGTGGAGAAGTCGTCGCTATTATGGGTGCGAACGGTTCTGGTAAAACAACCTTGATTCATCTCATTGCTGGCTTGCTACGTTCATCAGCAGGCGAGGTGATTACTGATGGAAAGTCGTCCAGTCGCCTGAAGCTCCATCAGTTGGCAGGTAAAGTCGGTATCGTTTTTCAGAATCCCGATTTGCTGTTGCAGGCGGAAACTGTTCGCGATGAGGTGGCATTCGGTCCAAAAAATTTTAAATTCTCTACACAGATTCTTGAAGAGCGAGTCAACACGACACTCACCCAGTTTGACTTGGATAATTTTGCCGTAGAGGCACCCTATTCGTTATCGCGTGGGCAGCGTCAGCGGGTTGCTGTTGCTGCTACTTTCTCATTACACCCTGACCTGTTCCTCCTCGATGAACCCACCACGGGACAGGATGCGCAGCATCTCCATCAGTTGATGGACGAGCTTTGCGATGAAATCCAGCGGGAGGATAAAACCCTCATTTTCGCAACGCACGACACAGAACTCACCTTGAAATACGCACACCGCGTTCTCCTATTACAGGATGGCGAATTGATTTTTGATGGCGCACCCTATACTGCTTTCGCTAATTCTGAACTTCTACAGCAAGCATCGCTATAA
- a CDS encoding outer membrane beta-barrel protein, translating into MRIKERWISIVFLFVLCPVTAYSQTDLYGLLRGEMAIAVSFGRSQNSSGMRGSVGYGISDRTKVGLTGGLSFANEDLYDSSGIHLPPALGSGVEVIHIRPLGQIGLDYFLSGGVHTTFSRTLDASTNKILASARSVGFSGGGGLLKRLETDFGWSLNPFCGIVFSEAGANLDTKDGSVEVRGDPTFFNFTGGVGLEIEIAPMISIVGGFQISLKDFHRDFSIGLKFQ; encoded by the coding sequence ATGCGGATAAAAGAAAGATGGATTTCCATAGTCTTCTTATTCGTTCTGTGTCCTGTTACGGCGTATTCTCAGACAGATTTATACGGGTTATTGAGAGGAGAGATGGCTATTGCTGTTAGTTTCGGTAGAAGTCAGAATTCGAGCGGGATGAGAGGAAGTGTTGGCTACGGTATTAGTGATCGAACAAAGGTTGGTCTCACAGGGGGTCTCAGTTTTGCTAATGAAGACTTGTATGATAGTTCAGGAATTCATCTTCCGCCAGCCCTCGGAAGTGGGGTGGAGGTAATCCATATTAGGCCTTTAGGACAAATAGGCTTAGATTATTTTTTGTCCGGAGGCGTTCACACTACATTTTCTCGGACGCTTGATGCTTCTACAAATAAGATACTTGCAAGTGCGCGTAGTGTTGGATTTTCCGGTGGAGGTGGGCTGCTAAAACGCTTAGAGACGGACTTTGGGTGGAGCCTAAACCCTTTCTGTGGTATAGTTTTTTCAGAGGCGGGGGCAAACTTGGACACTAAGGATGGAAGTGTAGAAGTGAGGGGCGATCCGACCTTTTTTAACTTCACAGGAGGTGTAGGATTGGAGATTGAAATTGCACCGATGATAAGCATTGTTGGGGGTTTCCAGATCTCTCTTAAGGATTTCCACAGAGATTTTAGCATCGGGTTGAAATTTCAATAA